Proteins encoded within one genomic window of Trichoderma asperellum chromosome 2, complete sequence:
- a CDS encoding uncharacterized protein (BUSCO:EOG092D14CG), which yields MADKEATVFIIDLGASMKAVHGARKESDLDWSMSYVWDKICNVVASNRKTLCVGVVGLRTDETNHTLAEDGYDNISILQPLGPMSMSSLKSLQTKIKPSKTTQGDAISAIVIAVDMIDTYTKKNKWKRQIYLITDGQGEIDPDDISDIARKIKDSNIELTVLGVDFDAPDYGYKEEDKPSVKKQNEATLKELVDGCGEDARFASIVEAIDDMNEPRAKSVKPYKTYDGPLTLGDPKNAPAVVEIRVERYFKTHLARPVTASTVVVKEEQAGPSQAADDEQMDGVELTAVKQTRTYKVNDPDAPGGKRDVEFESLAKGYEYGRTAVHISESDHNITKLQTQKSFKIIGFIPKEKYEPLLNLGESCVTIAAKYDERSELAFSSLVWALSELDSYAVARLVTKDEKDPIMVLLMPYMEPNYVCLYDVPLPFAEDVRSYQFPPLDRVVTVSGQTITKHRLLPSDELNQAMSDYVDAMDISNYGIDQDGEPAEYATIDEIYNPAIHRINHAIKQRAVYPEKPVPEIPPVLLRFAAPPTELVETIQATIDSLIKAADVKKVPPKAKGKRQRETVKPISGLDVDALLGGEKKGSISPENAIPDFKRALNSSEEVEQIADATKQMGAIVQSLITDSFGDNKYAQAMESIGVMREELANLEEPGQYNDFVRDLKKNLLSGTLGGDRRDFWFKMRWAKLGLINQSQSEASTVTLEEADEFYKSR from the exons atggcagaCAAGGAAGCCACCGTTTTTATCATTGACCTCGGCGCGTCCATGAAAGCTGTCCATGGAGCGCGGAAAGAGTCTGACCTCGATTGGAGCATGAGCTATGTATGGGATAAGATCTGTAATGTTGTGGCCTCGAACCGCAAGACGTTGTGTGTTGGCGTTGTGGGACTCAGAACCGACGAGACCAACCACACTCTGGCGGAGGATGGCTACGATaacatctccatcttgcaGCCGCTGGGCCCAATGTCCATGTCCAGCCTGAAATCTCTCCAGACGAAGATAAAGCCGAGCAAGACTACTCAAGGCGACGCCATATCGGCCATTGTGATTGCAGTCGATATGATTGACACCTACACCAAGAAGAATAAGTGGAAGCGGCAGATATATCTCATTACAGACGGCCAAGGCGAGATAGACCCAGACGATATTAGTGACATTGCACGGAAAATCAAGGACTCAAATATTGAGTTGACTGTCCT GGGCGTCGACTTTGATGCCCCCGACTACGgctataaagaagaagataagcCATCAGTTAAG AAACAAAATGAGGCGACTTTAAAAGAACTCGTGGACGGCTGTGGTGAAGACGCTAGATTCGCCTCCATTGTCGAAGCTATTGATGATATGAATGAGCCACGAGCCAAATCAGTCAAGCCATACAAGACATACGACGGTCCCCTGACTCTGGGAGACCCGAAGAATGCCCCCGCAGTTGTTGAAATCCGCGTTGaaagatattttaaaactcATCTCGCCAGGCCGGTAACAGCCAGTACTGTGGTAGTCAAAGAGGAGCAAGCTGGGCCTTCGCAGGcggctgatgatgagcaGATGGACGGGGTAGAGCTCACAGCTGTTAAACAGACCAGAACGTACAAAGTCAATGACCCAGATGCCCCCGGCGGCAAGCGTGATGTTGAGTTTGAATCTCTAGCGAAGGGATACGAATACGGCAGGACGGCCGTGCACATTAGCGAATCTGATCATAATATTACCAAGTTACAGACGCAGAAAAGCTTCAAGATCATTGGCTTCATACCTAAAGAAAAG TATGAGCCGCTCCTTAATCTCGGCGAATCCTGTGTTACTATTGCGGCCAAGTACGATGAGAGATCGGAACTGGCATTCAGCTCTCTAGTATGGGCGTTGTCAGAGCTTGATTCTTACGCTGTGGCTCGTCTGGTGACAAAAGACGAGAAGGATCCTATAATGGTGCTATTGATGCCTTATATGGAGCCTAATTATGTCTGTCTATACGACGTACCTCTACCATTTGCAGAGGATGTCAGATCGTACCAGTTCCCTCCTCTAGACAGAGTTGTTACTGTTAGCGGCCAAACAATTACCAAGCATCGTCTGTTACCATCAGATGAACTCAACCAGGCAATGAGCGATTATGTGGATGCCATGGATATTTCCAACTATGGCATTGACCAAGACGG AGAGCCAGCCGAGTATGCTACCATTGATGAGATATATAACCCTGCAATACACCGCATCAATCATGCAATCAAGCAGCGGGCGGTCTATCCGGAGAAACCCGTGCCAGAAATACCACCTGTTTTGCTCAGATTCGCAGCACCTCCCACAGAACTAGTAGAGACTATACAGGCTACGATTGATTCTCTAATTAAAGCTGCAGACGTGAAGAAAG TGCCACCCAAAGCTAAAGGTAAACGCCAGAGAGAAACTGTTAAACCCATCTCTGGCCTGGACGTGGACGCTCTGttgggaggagagaagaagggatcAATCAGCCCTGAGAATGCAATTCCCGATTTCAAACGAGCTCTGAACTCATCAGAAGAAGTCGAACAGATTGCTGATGCGACAAAACAAATGGGAGCAATTGTGCAATCTCTCATCACGGATAGCTTTGGAGACAACAAATACGCACAGGCAATGGAGAGTATCGGTGTAATGAGGGAGGAGCTTGCAAATCTAGAAGAACCCGGCCAGTACAACGACTTTGTGCGTGActtgaagaagaatttgCTCTCTGGAACTCTGGGTGGCGATCGGCGGGATTTCTGGTTCAAGATGCGATGGGCAAAATTGGGATTGATCAACCAGAGCCAGTCAGAGGCGTCTACGGTTACTCTGGAAGAGGCAGATGAG TTCTACAAGTCGAGATGA
- a CDS encoding uncharacterized protein (EggNog:ENOG41) produces the protein MPQEVDTLSKVGRGGAGNYVSSKQAAEASKDLEAQELRAISSAPSTAPSPGSARAGRGGAGNFADPTQAAQSQGQLADETGAAVASRLKRHPQPHRAGWSGRGGAGNFNADQAAENERRQEEEERSKVAELDKKIKEAVEGALRPPERAHQHQRKEEEEEEP, from the exons ATGCCTCAAGAGGTAGACACTCTGAGCAAAGTTGGGCGCGGCGGAGCAGGCAACTATGTTTCCTCAAAGCAAGCTGCGGAGGCATCCAAA GACCTCGAAGCGCAAGAACTGAGAGCCATTTCCTCCGCCCCGTCCACGGCCCCGTCACCAGGATCCGCAAGGGCAGGCCGTGGAGGCGCCGGCAACTTCGCCGACCCGACACAGGCCGCGCAGAGCCAGGGCCAGCTCGCAGACGAGACGGGCGCCGCGGTGGCCTCACGCCTGAAGAGGCATCCGCAACCTCACAGGGCAGGATGGTCGGGCCGTGGCGGGGCTGGCAACTTCAACGCGGACCAGGCTGCTGAGAACGAGAGGCggcaggaagaggaagagaggagcAAGGTGGCTGAGCTGGATAAGAAGATTAAGGAGGCCGTTGAGGGGGCATTGAGGCCTCCCGAGAGGGCACATCAGCatcagagaaaagaggaggaggaggaagagccaTGA
- a CDS encoding uncharacterized protein (EggNog:ENOG41~TransMembrane:5 (o82-100i112-132o138-157i178-202o222-240i)) yields the protein MASYIKSMTGAVPALDKLLTSFNIWKAPAMVLPQVKSLHECVDYAKVVEPFIPHFYELPYKIWANIDSLEGLRSVYVTTNPLISGFAIALVFGFLTLIASEINRNYSQVDRLWSILPNLFVVHITVWARLAGLPHDRVDLIAVYTTIWSIRLTYNYWRRGGYSIGSEDYRWMIVKAKLNSIVWFIFNVTFISFFQCILLYLFSCVPAYVILLSSQLEPGVQLVDLVFFGAEILLVLSEWISDGQQWAYQTAKYKYKDTGELTRGYTPAELERGFVAKGLWAYSRHPNFFAEQSIWFILYSWSCFAANTPYSWAGTGAVLLVLLFQGSTNLTEKITAGKYPEYEAYQKHVGMFIPKTLAPYRTPTTRVLRSSDLVKRAEQKQAEKQKTKKKQG from the exons ATGGCCAGCTATATAAAGTCAATGACGGGGGCGGTCCCCGCGCTCGACAAGCTGCTCACCTCGTTCAACATCTGGAAAGCTCCCGCAATGGTGCTGCCGCAGGTGAAATCTCTGCACGAGTGCGTCGACTACGCAAAGGTGGTTGAGCCCTTCATACCGCACTTCTACGAGCTGCCCTACAAGATATGGGCCAACATTGACAGCCTCGAGGGCCTGAGGTCGGTCTATGTCACGACAAACCCGTTGATTTCTGGGTTTGCCATTGCCCTTGTCTTTGGGTTTCTTACTTTGATCGCGTCCGAGATCAACCGCAACTACTCTCAGGTCGACCGATTGTGGAGCATCTTGCCTAACCTCTTTGTTGTCCACATCACGGTATGGGCTCGTCTGGCTGGACTGCCGCATGATCGAGTGGACTTGATTGCCGTGTATACCACGATCTGGAGT ATTCGACTGACGTACAACTACTGGAGGCGCGGCGGCTACAGCATTGGCTCAGAAGACTACAGATG gaTGATTGTCAAGGCGAAGCTCAACTCAATCGTTTGGTTCATCTTCAACGTTACCTTCATCTCATTTTTCCAGTGCATTCTCctttatctcttctcttgcgtACCAGCGTACGTCATCTTGCTTTCATCCCAGTTGGAACCTGGGGTTCAACTAGTTGATCTGGTCTTTTTCGGCGCCGAGATTCTTCTGGTTTTGAGCGAATGGATAAGCGATGGCCAGCAATGGG CATACCAAACCGCCAAATACAAGTATAAGGATACTGGAGAGCTCACCCGAGGATATACGCCAGCTGAGCTAGAACGGGGCTTCGTCGCGAAAGGCCTCTGGGCGTACAGCCGACACCCCAATTTCTTTGCTGAGCAATCTATTTGGTTTATCCTCTACTCATGGAGCTGTTTTGCCGCCAACACTCCGTACAGCTGGGCCGGCACCGGTGCTGTTCTCCTTGTTTTGCTCTTCCAAGGCTCCACCAATCTCACTGAGAAAATCACCGCCGGAAAATACCCAGAGTACGAGGCATACCAGAAGCACGTTGGCATGTTCATTCCCAAGACGCTTGCCCCTTACAGGACCCCTACTACAAGAGTCCTCAGGTCGAGCGATCTGGTCAAGCGTGCAGAGCAGAAGCAAgcagagaagcaaaagaccaagaagaagcagggcTGA
- a CDS encoding uncharacterized protein (BUSCO:EOG092D0T75): MRVLCVAEKPSISKAVAGHLSGGSFSTHNTRNKFIKNYSFDFDFGQPWGSSSVTMTCVTGHLTNVEFTNEYNNWSHPPPESLFTAPIVKNVHDDKKDIAKNIADQAKYARLLVIWTDCDREGEHIGQEIVDAAKVGNAAIQVKRARFSNVERAHVLSAARRLVELDEKQVNAVSARIELDLRIGYAFTRFITNNLKHLGGPLADLVLSYGSCQFPTLGFVVDRYFRVKNFVPEPFWGISLTHNKEGKQVRFSWARNRLFDRMTTVLLYERCLDAKKAKVTKVQEKPTRKFKPLPLTTVELQKAATRLLRMSGQQAMTIAEGLYNKGFISYPRTETDRFDKGMNLRALVQKQTTDQRWGPFAQGLVNGGFQQPREGKHDDKAHPPIHPIAHVAPSALTYDEGRLYEYVTRRFLACCSEDAKGMATDIELQFGDEFFSTRGVIVLERNYLDVYVYENWNNTTELPKFTVGEQFEPTEAMMTEGKTSAPNYLTEADLIALMDANGIGTDATMAEHIQKIQDREYVATITRGNDAAEQGGDDEEANGAPAARGGGRGRGRGGRGRGAGGGSARGGGRGSGLKVFVPTQLGVALILGFDRMSFEMSLGKPFLRKEMELQMKAIGEGSTTRRAVLDRSIAQYKQVFLQSQEQVGVLKQACREFVFGQRPGGA; this comes from the exons ATGAGAGTCCTATGCGTGGCTGAgaagccatccatctccaaggcCGTGGCCGGCCATCTCTCTGGAGGATCCTTTTCAACA CATAACACGCGGAACAAGTTTATCAAGAATTACTCGTTTGATTTTGACTTTGGCCAGCCATGGGGAAGCTCATCCGTCACCATGACCTGCGTTACGGGTCATCTCACCAATGTTGAGTTCACCAACGAGTACAACAACTGGAGTCACCCGCCCCCAGAATCGCTCTTCACGGCACCAATTGTGAAGAATGTCCATGAT GATAAAAAAGACATCGCCAAGAATATAGCAGACCAAGCTAAATATGCTCGTCTGCTGGTCATATGGACTGATTGTGATCGAGAAGGAGAACATATCGGACAGGAGATTGTCGACGCAGCAAAAGTGGGCAACGCTGCGATCCAAGTGAAGCGTGCCAGATTCAGCAATGTGGAACGAGC ACATGTGTTATCAGCAGCCAGACGACTTGTCGAATTGGACGAGAAGCAAGTCAATGCCGTTTCAGCAAGAATCGAGCTGGACCTTCGAATTGGATACGCGTTTACGCGATTCATAACAAATAACCTTAAGCATCTAGGTGGACCTCTGGCAGATCTGGTTCTGAGTTATG GGTCTTGTCAATTTCCAACTCTGGGATTTGTGGTGGACCGATATTTTCGCGTCAAGAATTTCGTCCCTGAGCCGTTCTGGGGCATCTCGTTGACACATAACAAAGAGGGGAAGCAAGTTCGCTTTTCCTGGGCTAGGAATCGTCTCTTTGACAGAATGACAACTGTATTACTATACGAGAGATGTCTCGACgcaaagaaagcaaaggTCACAAAGGTGCAAGAAAAGCCGACTCGAAAATTCAAGCCATTGCCTCTCACCACTGTTGAGCTTCAAAAGGCAGCGACTCGTTTACTGCGAATGTCTGGTCAGCAGGCCATGACAATAGCAGAAGGCCTCTACAACAAGGGATTCATCAGCTATCCGAGAACAGAAACCGATCGTTTCGACAAGGGCATGAATCTGAGAGCTCTCGTTCAAAAACAGACTACAGACCAACGTTGGGGTCCTTTTGCCCAGGGACTCGTCAACGGCGGCTTCCAACAACCAAGGGAGGGAAAACACGACGACAAGGCCCATCCGCCCATCCATCCTATTGCGCATGTAGCTCCATCTGCATTGACCTACGACGAAGGACGCTTATACGAGTATGTAACGCGTCGGTTTCTTGCGTGCTGCTCCGAGGATGCCAAAGGAATGGCAACCGACATTGAGCTACAGTTTGGAGACGAGTTTTTCAGTACAAGAGGAGTCATTGTACTTGAAAGGAATTATTTGGACGTCTACGTGTACGAAAACTGGAACAATACCACTGAGTTACCGAAATTTACTGTTGGGGAACAATTCGAGCCCACAGAGGCGATGATGACAGAAGGCAAGACGTCAGCGCCAAACTATCTTACCGAAGCAGACCTGATTGCGCTCATGGACGCCAACGGCATCGGAACCGATGCCACAATGGCGGAGCACATACAAAAGATCCAGGACCGAGAATACGTAGCAACAATAACGAGGGGAAACGACGCAGCCGAACAAGGAGgagacgacgaagaagcaaATGGAGCCCCGGCTGCACGAGGCGGGGGCCGcggtcgaggaagaggaggtcgAGGCCGCGGAGCAGGAGGCGGCTCAGCAAGAGGAGGGGGACGAGGAAGTGGACTCAAGGTCTTCGTGCCAACGCAGCTTGGCGTAGCCCTTATCCTGGGCTTCGACCGGATGAGCTTCGAAATGAGCCTTGGCAAGCCGTTTCTGCGCAAGGAAATGGAGCTTCAGATGAAGGCCATTGGTGAGGGGAGCACGACGCGCCGGGCAGTTCTCGACCGGAGTATTGCGCAGTACAAGCAGGTGTTTTTGCAGTCACAAGAACAAGTGGGAGTCCTTAAGCAG GCGTGCCGCGAGTTTGTCTTTGGCCAGAGGCCAGGAGGAGCATAG
- a CDS encoding uncharacterized protein (EggNog:ENOG41), protein MSVLPFGARLEVLKGLGVNVQYGDHVRDEVDSEDEFPTVVPPQEEGKDDVPYDAGHDAWNSTARPPTEKQATREEIKELPPLVSLDCSNFTTGEPAEETIDFCSWGVIQTYPDHFIGKANRPRAKPFFDKILEGRVWDFFYIYHPEKSVENPRVMVPTVQFEGFLRSVNRELGTSLAIPGGTNQDRFYMRFGQGDTPRPRYLKRSRDQKVFKVDKFPDFQQEDRDKFKKAHGAMQQDWETLWSMMAPKPASADKKKGKSRKAAQQKLDRERMLLETQQFLHLRGKSTRAVGDVVFVCMDVEAIEMSPNSISEIGIAILDVRDLNGEQSGPSGQNWWQFIKAHHLRTKEYAGLVNYRFVRGCPSYFDFGESTFPEECELPEVIDSILEPYTKDKRKLVFVAHDVRQDIKYLSSVGFEVLALQGLVGRLDTKEIHQAWRASEQGKSLHHALNDLLIQSKHLHNAGNDAVFTLRALIGVAIEEIREKEVKARGEEYTPALLGVVQQQELVIDNDPWAKRS, encoded by the exons ATGTCTGTATTACCGTTTGGAGCTCGTCTTGAGGTGCTCAAAGGCCTTGGTGTCAACGTTCAATACGGCGACCATGTGCGAGATGAGGTCGATTCTGAAGATGAATTTCCCACCGTGGTACCGCCGCAAGAGGAAGGCAAGGATGATGTTCCATACGACGCTGGACACGACGCCTGGAATTCCACTGCCCGTCCACCGACGGAGAAGCAGGCCACGCGCGAGGAGATTAAAGAATTGCCCCCCTTGGTATCACTGGATTGTTCAAATTTCACCACCGGAGAGCCTGCAGAGGAGACCATCGACTTTTGCTCCTGGGGAGTCATTCAGACTTATCCAGACCACTTCATCGGCAAGGCAAACAGACCTCGT GCCAAGCCATTCTTTGACAAGATTCTTGAGGGTAGAGTCTGGGACTT cttttatatttatcaTCCTGAGAAATCTGTCGAGAATCCTCGTGTGATGGTGCCCACGGTTCAATTCGAAGGTTTCTTGAGGAGTGTCAACAGGGAACTTGGAACCTCTCTCGCAATTCCAGGGGGAACGAATCAAGATCGCTTCTATATGAGATTTGGTCAAGGAGACACCCCACGGCCTCGGTATCTAAAGAGATCGAGAGATCAGAAAGTTTTCAAAGTGGACAAATTTCCAGATTTCCAACAAGAGGATCGAGACAAGTTCAAAAAAGCACATGGTGCTATGCAGCAAGATTGGGAAACCCTTTGGAGCATGATGGCACCAAAGCCCGCATCcgcagacaagaagaagggtaaATCGAGAAAGGCCGCCCAGCAGAAGCTGGACCGAGAACGAATGCTTCTCGAGACTCAacaatttcttcatcttcgagGTAAAAGCACTCGCGCAGTTGGAGATGTTGTCTTTGTTTGTATGGATGTTGAAGCCATCGAGATGTCGCCCAATTCCATTTCGGAGATTGGAATAGCCATCCTGGATGTCAGAGATCTCAATGGCGAGCAATCAGGTCCCAGTGGCCAAAACTGGTGGCAGTTTATCAAAGCTCATCATCTACGAACCAAAGAATACGCGGGTCTCGTGAACTATCGTTTTGTCCGTGGATGCCCTAGCTACTTCGATTTTGG AGAAAGCACCTTTCCAGAAGAGTGTGAACTTCCCGAAGTGATTGATTCTATCTTAGAACCCTACACCAAGGACAAGCGCAAGCTAGTATTTGTCGCCCATGATGTTCGCCAGGACATCAAATATCTTTCAAGCGTAGGTTTTGAAGTGCTGGCGCTTCAGGGCCTTGTTGGGCGGCTGGACACAAAAGAGATCCACCAGGCTTGGAGAGCGTCTGAGCAAGGGAAAAGCCTTCATCACGCTCTCAACGACCTGCTTATCCAGAGCAAGCATCTACACAACGCTGGCAATGACGCCGTCTTCACTCTCCGCGCCCTTATCGGTGTTGCCATTGAGGAGATTCGAGAGAAGGAGGTAAAGgcgagaggagaagaatacACACCGGCTCTGCTAGGCGTAGTACAACAACAGGAGCTGGTGATTGACAATGATCCATGGGCAAAACGATCTTGA
- a CDS encoding uncharacterized protein (EggNog:ENOG41), producing the protein MDTKSPNPRLTTESLSLSSSNFSTPSASVVSTPTLEAREFIGGVPPKVSANPLPPLLREYPQPAKDIDVEEALERQPGRWSLQGQMKANQKRAQIAASRPDDKEQKTRDFEAAKRELLAFHEGTLQKTTGRK; encoded by the coding sequence ATGGATACCAAGTCGCCAAACCCTCGCTTGACTACCGAGTCACTCAGTCTTTCCAGCAGCAATTTTTCAACTCCCTCTGCTTCAGTCGTCTCAACACCTACATTAGAGGCCCGTGAGTTTATCGGCGGCGTCCCACCCAAAGTCTCGGCAAACCCACTGCCACCCCTTTTGCGAGAGTATCCTCAGCCCGCCAAGGACATCGACGTGGAGGAGGCTCTTGAACGCCAGCCCGGGAGATGGAGCCTCCAGGGCCAGATGAAAGCAAACCAAAAGAGGGCACAGATTGCTGCATCCCGACCCGACGACAAGGAGCAGAAGACAAGGGACTTTGAGGCGGCCAAGCGAGAACTGCTGGCCTTTCACGAGGGCACGCTGCAGAAGACTACTGGCAGGAAatga
- a CDS encoding uncharacterized protein (EggNog:ENOG41), whose amino-acid sequence MASLATAARDIPQASLSRDNLTAVAARSDPAMTVTRSRDLPTPPNSISPSLPAHGLKAQLQKAKLEAIDSDLDLHDNVSSHGRSLSPALESAGAITSSMLAKYHLPEILLNHGPLAIRHIMGYLTTSVPGFSGIPPTKARRVVVGALEGRGGEGRGVDGDVVFEKVGWGRWDARRRGQAARLRQATPPSGPSSYTAGIPISRASGRGLSLSRARLNAAGSSGGESVQFSHDDHFDISMMEHEADKMSMDDSASASCSEAPDDDIAMNDDPEDVTDDEDWAAVGAAALRADSYPNMASAFEPGLSSNTYSGGGMRTFPSNFRGVANPPQVKIDYSAFPATSDAQEREAVEALLRLGSV is encoded by the coding sequence atggcttctttggcgacTGCTGCTCGTGATATCCCCCAGGCCTCCTTGAGCCGAGACAACTTAACTGCTGTAGCGGCTCGGAGCGATCCTGCGATGACTGTGACACGATCTCGGGACCTCCCGACCCCTCCAAACTCCATCTCTCCCTCCTTGCCGGCCCACGGCCTCAAGGCCCAGCTCCAGAAGGCCAAGCTCGAGGCCATCGACTCTGACTTGGACCTCCATGACAATGTCAGCAGCCACGGGAGATCGCTGTCTCCGGCGCTCGAATCGGCAGGCGCCATCACCAGCTCCATGCTGGCCAAGTACCACCTGCCAGAGATCCTGCTGAACCACGGCCCTCTGGCCATCCGCCACATCATGGGATATCTTACCACATCAGTTCCTGGATTCTCTGGTATCCCGCCGACCAAGGCGCGAAGGGTAGTTGTCGGGGCGTTGGAAGGACGCGGGGGCGAAGGCAGAGGAGTCGATGGAGACGTGGTCTTCGAGAAGGTGGGATGGGGACGATGGGATGCGCGCCGACGTGGACAAGCTGCCCGACTTCGTCAAGCAACTCCGCCCAGCGGCCCATCCTCGTACACCGCTGGAATCCCTATTTCCAGGGCCAGCGGCCGGGGCTTGAGCCTGAGCAGGGCGAGGCTGAACGCTGCCGGATCCAGCGGCGGCGAATCGGTGCAGTTCTCCCACGATGACCACTTTGACATCTCCATGATGGAGCACGAGGCCGATAAGATGTCCATGGATGACTCTGCGTCGGCTTCATGCTCCGAGGCGCCGGATGATGATATCGCTATGAATGATGACCCAGAGGACGTCACGGACGACGAGGACTGGGCTGCCGTTGGGGCCGCTGCCCTGCGGGCCGACTCCTACCCAAACATGGCTTCCGCGTTTGAGCCCGGTCTATCCTCCAACACTTACTCTGGCGGCGGGATGCGCACTTTCCCCTCCAACTTTAGGGGCGTGGCGAATCCCCCCCAAGTCAAGATTGACTATTCTGCGTTCCCTGCCACTTCTGATGCGCAGGAGCGCGAGGCTGTCGAAGCCCTTCTTCGACTAGGTTCTGTATAA
- a CDS encoding uncharacterized protein (EggNog:ENOG41~TransMembrane:4 (o14-39i51-70o90-111i151-172o)): protein MAGSIIASVAPFHIISYGTVLGTTFFHTFVTTVIMIRSVDIQTFSTVLIKLWPYYFGVQAAGTAALALTYPGNSLTQSGISGLLAPSLRWGTLVPIAATFVSSIVNLFVAFPATLQVEKDRCGQAKRDGKEWFEKEGASAEMQALNRKFDMLHGVTATLNLTSFFATLAYGFTLAGRLQ from the exons ATGGCTGGTTCAATTATTGCTTCTGTGGCCCCGTTCCACATCATATC CTACGGCACCGTCCTGGGAACAACTTTCTTTCAC ACCTTTGTCACGACTGTCATTATGATCCGCTCGGTCGATATTCAAACCTTCTCAACTGTCCTGATTAAGCTCTGGCCCTACTACTTTGGCGTGCAAGCCGCTGGCACTGCTGCCCTTGCTCTGACATATCCCGGAAACTCGCTCACCCAAAGCGGCATTAGCGGCCTTCTTGCGCCTTCGCTCCGGTGGGGTACCTTGGTGCCCATTGCGGCCACCTTTGTCAGCAGCATCGTCAACCTCTTTGTGGCCTTCCCTGCTACTCTCCAGGTCGAGAAGGACCGCTGTGGACAAG CCAAGCGAGACGGAAAGGAGTGGTTCGAGAAGGAGGGTGCCTCGGCTGAAATGCAGGCCCTGAACCGCAAGTTTGATATGCTGCACGGTGTCACTGCGACCCTCAACCTGACCAGCTTCTTCGCTACTTTGGCCTATGGCTTCACCCTGGCTGGTCGCCTCCAGTAA
- the PAM18 gene encoding mitochondrial import inner membrane translocase subunit TIM14: MASVFAWGTGVAVAAFLGRAGFVALRRSRGGVGALGKAFYKGGFEPRMTKKEASLILSLNERSITKDKVRKAHRTLMLLNHPDRGGSPYLATKVNEAKELLDKTT, from the exons ATGGCATCAGTATTCGCCTGGGGCACCGGCGTTGCCGTCGCAGCATTTCTC GGCCGAGCCGGTTTTGTCGCCCTTCGTCGCTCCCGCGGCGGCGTCGGCGCCTTGGGCAAAGCTTTTTACAAGGGCGGCTTCGAGCCCCGAATGACCAAGAAGGAAGCTTCGCTCATCCTATCGCTAAA TGAGCGATCCATCACAAAAGACAAAGTTCGCAAGGCGCACCGGACGCTTATGCTCTTGAACCACCCTGATCGAGGTGGCAGTCCTTACTTGGCGACAAAAGTCAACGAAGCGAAAGAACTACTGGATAAAACTACATGA